Genomic segment of Wolbachia endosymbiont (group A) of Longitarsus flavicornis:
ACTAGAGCAATATTCTATAAATTTTTGAAAGACTACTTTTTCTTGTTTGAGGTAAACGATCAGCTTATTGGCCAGAAGTAGAGCTAAGTTACGATTTTTATTTGCAACGTTTGTTAAACCGTTACTGAAAAAGCTGTAATTTCCCGTCTTACCTGAGTTAAAGAGCTTTATTAAAGATAACCTATCGCTCTTCTCATTTAGACTTTTAACTACCTTTTGGGCGTTCTCTATATTGTCTAAGTCTATGCTAAAGAAAACTTCAAAGAGAAGCAATTCTTCCCTATCCCTTCTTCTATTTCTTATGTTGGCAAATGTTGATGAAATGGAAGAAAAAAAGCGTGCAAGTGCAATTAACAAAAATAATAAAACTACACAAGTAAAAATAATGAAATATAGATCAATACTTATAATGTAATTGCCTAATTCTAATTTTATTACTTCACCACTTACCTTGACCCATATGCCAAATAAAAACGAAAGAGCGAAAATTATAAAATAAATCATGAGATATATTGTAATAAGTGATGATATATTGTTGAAATATTCTTAGAAGCTACAATAAGACCATTCAATTTATTCAGCCATGGTTTGAACTCTGAATGCGTTAAATCTTTTACTGTAGTAGCTATACTTTGCCAATCATTATCATTTATTGACTCCTCAATTTCCGCAAATTTTACTCTTAACGGATCATTCCGATCGTTTATCTTTATCCAGTTTGAAATGATTTTTTTAGACAATGTACTTTTGTTGTAATCGATAATATCAATAGTTTTTTCAAAAGATAACTTCAATTCGTGTAAGGTATTTATCTCTTTCAAATTTTCTAATTCATCTACTGCATTTTCTATCTCTGGATCATCAAGCTCTGATATCAAAGGCTTTATTGAATTTATATGGTTATCAAATTTTGCTTCTCGCAATAACGAATTCTTCGTTTTAATCACAAGTAACAGCAATTTTGCAAGGTTCTTACATCTTGAATTATTATCACCTTGCTCACACTGAGTATGCTGACTTCTCTTTAAGTCAAATATCCTTTTTTCCGTTCTAGATTGATTAACTTCAAGTAACATTCTAAGCTCATCCATGCCTTCCATTAAAGTTTTCACATTATTTTCACTCTCTTGCTGATTTATTTTTAAAAAGATTATGTTATTTATTGTGATGTAACCGGTAAATAACAATACAATTAAGAACCAACCTATGTACTTTTGCTGAGTATCATTCATAACGTAATATCTCTGCAGGATCTTGTGCAGCTGCCTGTAATGCAGGAGCAATTGTCGCTAAAAATGATAAGAATAATGCAAGTGCAGAAATGTTCACTACATCTTGAGGAACTAATATCATTGGTAAACTTGAAAAAAAGTATATCATAGGATCAAACAGCTTGACGTTAGTAATGTTTTCTAAAAACACTCTAATGCTTTCGATATTGAGAGAAAAAACGACACCTATAATACAGCCAAGACAAGTTCCCGTAAAACCGATTAATAGACCACAAGCACAAAATATGCGCATAATGCTTCCACTTGTTGCACCAAATGTACGCATAATTGCAATCGCGGATTTCTTTTCTTGCACTATCATCATTAAATTTGAGATAATATTAAACGCTGCTACAACTATAATCAAAGTAAGAATTAAAAACATCACATTTCTTTCAGTTTTTAAAGCACTAAAATAATGGCTTTGCTGTGATTGCCAACTTTCAGCTTCCATTCCTATTTCTTTTTCTATAGCATCTGCCAGCTTATCAGCTCTAGTAACGTCGTCTACAAGTACTTCTATATTTTTTATGCTATTTTCATAATTAAAAAAGGCTTGTGCTGATTTTAGAGGCATATATATCAAGGTATTATCATACTCAAACATACCCATATCAAATATTGCTATAACTTTATATTTTTTCATTCGCGGCATTTCACCAAGTAATACATCAAATTCTTCAGATGATATAAACGTAATTTCGTCGCCATAGTCAATGTTCAAAGCTTCTGCCAATCGTGCTCCTATTATTATCCCTTCATCAAATTTTGTTACATCACCTATAATTACATTATTTGTAACGGCAGTACTATCAAGCAAGTCTTTAGTTGACACACCTCGCACTACGCTACCTGCAATTTTACCATTTGCTGCAATAATGACTTGATCATTGGTCATAGGAGTAGCTTTTAATATACCAGGAATTCTCTCAATAGATTTTGAAACTGCGTAGTAATCTGAATTTATGTTCCTATCAAAATAAACGTTAATATGGCCATCAATGCCAAGTATTGAGTCAAGCAACTTTGCTCTGAATCCGTTCATCACAGACATCACCACTATTAGTGTTGCAACTCCAAGGGCAATGCCGATAATAGAGAACAAAGTCATTATAGAGCAAAATCTGGCATTTTTCGCTCGCAAATAGCAAGCAGCCATAGTAATTTCAAAGGCAATGGACATTACAAAATATTTTGAGGTTAGACATTATATTTTTGAAACTTCGTATAATTGTAGACTTTTCTTTATTTAAAAACTAGAGATTTTTGCTTCCTTAAATTTAGCAGGCTTATAGAATATATTCAATACCTTAACACACAGCTATACGAACATTTGTTTTTGTTAAGGTAATTCATACAGTAAATGGTGTCATGCCAGTGCTTGACACTGGCATCCAGGAAATTTTTGCTTGCAAATAAGTAAACTGATTTGGTGAGCGTAGAAAGCAGCTGATCTTATGCTGAATAAACGTTTTTGATGAGGTTGCATGAAAGCTGGATCCCAGTGTCGAAGCACTGGGATGACACCCTTCCCTGGTAGAGATTTGCCCTCAAATCACAATGTTCGTACAGTTATGACCTTAACATTAGAATTTCAAAATCTTCCATATACATCATCCAACCTCACTATATCATTATCAGATAAATGCTCTCCTATCTGAAATTCAACTATTTCAAGTGGAAAGCTTGTGCTTCTATTTTCAATCCTATGGGAAACTTCCCTTGGGATTTCTATCATATGGTCTTTTACTATAGCATATTCTTTGTCTTCTAAACTAACATACCCAACTTCTGATAGCACTATATGGTATTCATCTCTATAGTGATGGAATTGCTTAGAAGTGCAGCTTAATGGATTTATAAAAAGATATTTTACAAGAAAATTTTCGCTCATTAAAATTATACTACAAAATCCCCATGGTTTAACTTCTTTTCTTATTGCCTTTACTTTCTTAACTTTATGAATAAATGAAATTAGACTTTTGTTTGGTTGCTTACAAGCTCCACCCAATAAATTTTTATTACTTTCTGTCGTTGAAACTGGTTCTTTTTCTCTAATCACATGCTGAAATGACACCGGTTCTTTACTAAACTTCTCACTCAATTCTAAAACTGAATTCCAAGTTCCAACATCCAACCAATCGAAATTAGCTTCTATCATTGCAACGTTTTTTGCTTTCTCCATCACCAAGTAATCAATGGATATGTCTTTAATTCCTGCAAAATCTCGTTGTTTTAAATATAGAAATCTCTCTTGCGGTGTGAAATGTTTAAAACATGAATTGTAAAGATTCGGGGCAGATTTTTTGATCTCATCTATGTAGCGTTTTGCTTTAAACACAAATATTCCAGAGTTCCAATAATGATTATTATCTAATTCATGCACGGGTTTTTCTGTGAAATCTTTCACTATATGATATTTTTCTTTCTGATCATAAACTGCATTTATATAACCGTATTCAGAATTGAATTCATGAGGCTTAACCCCAAAAGTGACTATAGAGTTAGTTTCAGAGGCTAGCTTAGATGCTTTCTCAACAGAAGTATAAAAACTATCCAAATCACCTATAAAATGGTCTGAAGGCAGAATTAACATTATTTCGTTTTCATTACAGAGAAGCGCAGCAATTAATATTGCCGCTGCTGTTCCAATTTTTACTGGTTCGAAAATCACTTTATATTCTTGTAGCGCATGTAACTCTTTCATCACTAATGATTCATACTGTATATTCGTGGTAATTATGGGTGGCATATAATCACTTTTTAGCCTCAACAAAGTGTTGTGAAACATAGTGTTCTGACTAAATATTTTCTGAAATTGCTTTGGCTTAGATAAAGGCCAAAGTCTACTGCCACTACCACCACACAATATTACAGGACGCATTTAGTTAAGATATTAATTAAATAATTAATATCTTATACCGAGGGCAAAATGCATGCAAGTTTTTGTTGTGGAATAGTTAAGATAGAGAGTAGATATTCAGCAGAGTAATGGCTAACTAGCGAGAAGATGATTGAATTCTTTCATCTTGCAATGAATTTCGTTTGCTTAGTACTTTATCAGCATGGTTGCTCAATTTCTCCTGAGCAATAGCCTTTTTTCTAGACTCAGCTATGCTTTCATTATTTAAGCTTTTTCCAACACCTGGTTCTCTAGATTTATCTATACTTTCACTACTTTTATTTGACGGCTTCTCCAAGCCTTTTTTAATACCTGGCCTTCTAGCGTCAAGCTCATCCCACGTACCTATAATTGTATCGAGATTAGGGCGCTTTTCTTTTTGTTCTGCTTCTCTTTCTCCACCTTTAATAACATTAAAGTCACTTTTTGCTTCTTCCCAACATCCTTTCAATTGGTGTTTCCACATAGTGAAGTAAGCATCACCATATTTTTTCTCATTTGCTACAAACAATAAAATTGGAGCCTTAAGTATTGTAGCTACCATATTTACTGAATTCTTCACTGCCATCGCAGGGGTGAACAAAAGATAGCCAAAAGACTTTGCAATTGGGTTTTGTTTGCTTATTAAATGCTCCCCTAACTTTACAGGAAGAGAAGTCAACAATTTAGTACAAACTTTAGCCAAGCTTGCAACGAAAATAATAGGAACAGATATAAGACTTTTATCTAGCTCTAGATTACCATTCTGATCTCTAATTTCTGAAAAATGGGTGCTTAGCTTCTTGTAATCACTAGTGTATAATAATTCTCCATTTCTTCCTTTTTCATCAACAACTTCCTGAACTTTACCTTCTTTATTTTTTACCTCTTTAGTTAGCACAGAAGAGTTAGTTAATTCAAACGGATATTGAGGATCCTTAGTTTTTTCAGCTTCAAAAATTGGCACGTGTTTTTTCAAATCCATTCTCGAAAAGCCTAATGGCTCAAAATATGACTTATGCAACTCATCTATCGGAATTTGCTTACCCTGATTGTCTATATAATTGATAGTAAAATAAGATCTATCATTATCTTCATTTTTGGTAACTAAAGATAATCTGAAACTTGGTTGTTCTCCATTCTCATCTTTTTGACCATACAAAAGTTTATAGGTTGGATTTTTATCTTTATCTAGTATAGCATTTCCATGCATATCCCTGTTTTCTATGATTTTAGCAGACTGTACAATTTGATCATAATTTTTTGGATACTGGCATTTCTTTCCATCATACATCATTACCTTTCTAAGATCTTTGACGTAAACTTGAGATTCAGGTGAAGTAAATAGATCCTTCACCTTTAGCGTAAGGTCCGTTCCCCACTTTTTCAATGTCTCTAACATATTGCTAAACCAAAATCGCTATAATGCTATAGTTCAATAATAAAACTAGTACACTAATAATATATTAACACAGAACCGGTGATTTTACAAGAAAATATGCCTGTAGAAGATAAAGATTGTAAAAGCGAGGGTTATATAAGTAATGCTTGATAAGTACTTTATGCATGTAATTGTAAAAATCCTCAAAGGTATGCTGTGTATATAATCTTCACACACTACCTGCATTCCAAGAACTGCGTGCCAAAAAATGCAAAACAACAATACAACAAAAAATAAAAGCTCTAAAGGGTGATTAATAAATTTCCCACTAAAAGACAAAGAGCTATCAGTATAAAATGCGCAAGAAAATGAATAGATGAACCAAGGAAATAGAAGCAGCAAAATCACTGCAGAAACACGCTGAACCCACCAATGATGTACTGAATTTCCAGACTGACTCATATAAACATAAATAAAAAAGCCATAGTAGAAAGAAGTAGCGTTACTGTCAGCAGTATAGCACTCCTTGAAACGCCAGTAATTTCTAAATTAAGCCCAGCATCCCACAATAAATGACGAATACCATTAAGAAAATGATATACAAAACTTATAAAACATAAGACATAAGCTAATTTAGCAACAGGAGTGAATAATAATGCATTTAAGTACCTTACTATAAGTAACTCAGGAAAATAAACATGTAATATGAAATACCAAGAAAGTATCATTAATAAAAGGAATAGCAAGATACCAGTCAATCTGTGCATAATAGAGAAAAAACTAGTAACTTGTACTTTATATATTTGTAAATATGGAGAAAGAGGCCTATCACTCATAAAATTCCGTTATCGGGAAATTAAAATAAAGTAGAAGTAAAGACAGCAGTATAGCACACAACAACACCATCATTAAAAATGGTAAGTTATGTGCAAAGCCTAAGGAGGTAATCCAGCTGCAGATTCCCCTACTGCTACCTTGTTACGACTTCACCCCAGTCACCGATCCCACTTTAAATAACTCCCTCCTTGCGGTTAGGTCGTTAGCTTCGAGTGAAACCAATTCCCATGGCGTGACGGGCAGTGTGTACAAGACCCGAGAACGTATTCACCGTGGCGTGCTGATCCACGATTACTAGCGATTCCAACTTCATGCACTCGAGTTGCAGAGTACAATTCGAACTGAGATGACTTTTAAGGGATTGGCTTAGCCTTGCGACTTTGCAGCCCATTGTAGCCACCATTGTAGCACGTGTGTAGCCCACTCCATAAGGGCCATGATGACTTGACATCATCCCCACCTTCCTCCAGTTTATCACTGGCAGTTTCCTTAAAGTCCCCAGCATTACCTGATGGTAACTAAGGATGAGGGTTGCGCTCGTTGCGGGACTTAACCCAACATCTCACGACACGAGCTGACGACAGCCATGCAACACCTGTGTGAAACCCGGCCGAACCGACCCTATCCCTTCGAATAGGTATAATTTCCATGTCAAGGAGTGGTAAGGTTTTTCGCGTTGCATCGAATTAAACCACATGCTCCACCGCTTGTGCGGGTCCCCGTCAATTCCTTTGAGTTTTAATCTTGCGACCGTAGTCCCCAGGCGGAATGTTTAACGCGTTAGCTGTAATACAGAAAGTAAACTTCCCATATTTAACATTCATCGTTTACAGCGTGGACTACCAGGGTATCTAATCCTGTTTGCTCCCCACGCCTTCGCGCCTCAGCGTCAGATTTGAACCAGATAGACGCCTTCGCCACTGGTGTTCCTCCTAATATTTACGAATTTCACCTCTACACTAGGAATTCCTCTATCCTCTTTCAATCTCTAGACTAGCAGTTTTAAAAGCAATTCCAAGGTTGAGCCTTGGGATTTCACTTTTAACTTACTAATCCGCCTACGCGCCCTTTACGCCCAATGATTCCGAATAACGCTAGCCCTCTCCGTATTACCGCGGCTGCTGGCACGGAGTTAGCCAGGACTTCTTCTGTGAGTACCGTCATTATCTTCCTCACTAAAAGAGCTTTACAACCCAAAGGCCTTCTTCACTCATGCGGCATGGCTGGATCAGGCTTTCGCCCATTGTCCAATATTCCCCACTGCTGCCTCCCGTAGGAGTCTGGACCGTATCTCAGTTCCAGTGTGGCTGATCATCCTCTCAG
This window contains:
- a CDS encoding lipoprotein-releasing ABC transporter permease subunit, with protein sequence MSIAFEITMAACYLRAKNARFCSIMTLFSIIGIALGVATLIVVMSVMNGFRAKLLDSILGIDGHINVYFDRNINSDYYAVSKSIERIPGILKATPMTNDQVIIAANGKIAGSVVRGVSTKDLLDSTAVTNNVIIGDVTKFDEGIIIGARLAEALNIDYGDEITFISSEEFDVLLGEMPRMKKYKVIAIFDMGMFEYDNTLIYMPLKSAQAFFNYENSIKNIEVLVDDVTRADKLADAIEKEIGMEAESWQSQQSHYFSALKTERNVMFLILTLIIVVAAFNIISNLMMIVQEKKSAIAIMRTFGATSGSIMRIFCACGLLIGFTGTCLGCIIGVVFSLNIESIRVFLENITNVKLFDPMIYFFSSLPMILVPQDVVNISALALFLSFLATIAPALQAAAQDPAEILRYE
- a CDS encoding sugar phosphate nucleotidyltransferase, yielding MRPVILCGGSGSRLWPLSKPKQFQKIFSQNTMFHNTLLRLKSDYMPPIITTNIQYESLVMKELHALQEYKVIFEPVKIGTAAAILIAALLCNENEIMLILPSDHFIGDLDSFYTSVEKASKLASETNSIVTFGVKPHEFNSEYGYINAVYDQKEKYHIVKDFTEKPVHELDNNHYWNSGIFVFKAKRYIDEIKKSAPNLYNSCFKHFTPQERFLYLKQRDFAGIKDISIDYLVMEKAKNVAMIEANFDWLDVGTWNSVLELSEKFSKEPVSFQHVIREKEPVSTTESNKNLLGGACKQPNKSLISFIHKVKKVKAIRKEVKPWGFCSIILMSENFLVKYLFINPLSCTSKQFHHYRDEYHIVLSEVGYVSLEDKEYAIVKDHMIEIPREVSHRIENRSTSFPLEIVEFQIGEHLSDNDIVRLDDVYGRF
- the sdhD gene encoding succinate dehydrogenase, hydrophobic membrane anchor protein; this translates as MSQSGNSVHHWWVQRVSAVILLLLFPWFIYSFSCAFYTDSSLSFSGKFINHPLELLFFVVLLFCIFWHAVLGMQVVCEDYIHSIPLRIFTITCIKYLSSITYITLAFTIFIFYRHIFL
- the sdhC gene encoding succinate dehydrogenase, cytochrome b556 subunit — encoded protein: MSDRPLSPYLQIYKVQVTSFFSIMHRLTGILLFLLLMILSWYFILHVYFPELLIVRYLNALLFTPVAKLAYVLCFISFVYHFLNGIRHLLWDAGLNLEITGVSRSAILLTVTLLLSTMAFLFMFI